One window of Enterobacter sp. RHBSTW-00175 genomic DNA carries:
- the ftsL gene encoding cell division protein FtsL — protein sequence MISRVAETLSKVKGSLGSNERHALPGVIGDDLLRFGKLPLCLFICIIVTAVTVVTTAHHTRLLTAQREQMVLERDALDIEWRNLILEENALGDHSRVERIATEKLQLQHVDPSQENIVVQK from the coding sequence ATGATCAGCAGAGTGGCAGAGACCCTAAGCAAAGTTAAGGGATCGTTAGGAAGCAACGAGCGCCATGCCTTGCCTGGCGTGATCGGCGACGATCTTTTGCGGTTTGGGAAGCTGCCACTCTGCTTGTTCATTTGCATCATTGTGACGGCTGTAACGGTGGTTACAACGGCCCACCATACCCGTTTATTAACGGCGCAACGCGAGCAGATGGTACTGGAACGCGATGCGCTGGATATTGAATGGCGAAATCTGATCCTTGAAGAAAACGCGCTCGGCGATCACAGCCGGGTTGAACGGATCGCAACGGAAAAGCTGCAATTGCAGCATGTTGATCCTTCTCAGGAAAATATCGTAGTACAAAAATAA